Within Dictyostelium discoideum AX4 chromosome 4 chromosome, whole genome shotgun sequence, the genomic segment AGACTTCAACGAAATTTCTCaagaatttgaaaagaaatttaaaaaagaagtaATTTCTGTTCAAGAACAATTCAATAAACGAGATTCGGATTtcataagaaaaaaaaccaaacttgaagaaaaaaacaaatgttTAATAGAAATGGGGGAACGTGTTTTAGAAAATGGTCATTTATATAATCCAAACTCTTTGAACGAATCAGTTCACTATTATCAAAGGTTAATAGAATTGGTCctaatttcaaaagaattaGGGTTTAAACCAATAGATTTCCGTTCCTTGTTTCCTACAATTAGTAAATTTTTATCGGAAATTAAAACCCTCGAAACTgatatcaataattttttataaacaattaGTATCATAAaaccattttattattttttttttggtttattttaattttaacctggaaataataaaaataaaaaacccaAAACATTTGAATCtgacaaaattttttttttttttggattttttaaaatttagtcaaaaaaaaaaaaaaaaacagaatgattaccttttttttttttttttttcttttatatcattttgtgtatttttgAGTGCTCTATTTATCTATACAAAActcatattaaaaataaataaaattaaattgttgttaaacacaacaaattcaaaatgtGGGACTTTGTTAAAAGTGAGAATTTTTATATGgccaaattaaaaaaatttgctTTTATGCCTATGttttatacaaataaaaccagattttacaaaaataaaattaaaaaataaatatttaacagTGTTTCTGAATTGTGGTATtttgttaaaataaaataataaaaaaattaatccaAACCAGCAAAAttgcaattttattttttttttttttttaaacaaaatgcCAATTTTTAACCGCTATTAGTGAATGGCcacaattttaatataaatgttTTTACCATCAcgatattattttaaaaaatttcacttttttttttttcaaattttctttttttttttttaaattttttttattttttattttttattttttttttttgtttatttaccaaaaaatgataaactcAGAAAAACAATGTATACATCACAATAGAGATTTGGTAGTATTTTGTTTAAGTTGTTGTTATCCATGTTGTGTTGAATGCATGGCAAGTGAAAAACATCACTACCacgattttaaaaaaatagaagaTGATAACTTTGATGTTTacgataataaaaaaattatctcaATTCtagaaaaatcaaaagaaatttttgaaaataaaaaagcaaGTTACTATATAGATATCAAATCAGTTCATGATGGGTTTATTTTGATTCAAGAGcaattagaattatttaaagatggCATTTTAGAAAAACTGTTTAATTCTTTCAAGGAAAATTTGGTCATTAATGCAAAGATTGAAACTTTGGCTGGTGATATTTTAGTCACTGATAAAAATAGTGTATTTAAAATGATCGATcaatataaagaaaataatatggTAGGTTTGGTTCATACTTTGGtagataatataaaaaacaatataaacaATTGTTTTCAACAATTTAATGGAAActatacaattaataaaaataaagatgcTGATAAAATTTCTGATTTTGAAAAAGGAACTATAGATCATATAAATaacaatcaaaataataccatcgtaaataataatagtaataataataataataataataataataataataataataataataataataatattttaatagataataatgataatattaaaataatagtacCAAAAGATGTTGAATCATTGTCCTTAGATGGTttaaaacaagaattaattattgacTCAATTCCTAATTCTGTAATTCATCCCCCTTTAGAAGATGAATTCAATAAATGTACATTACACCCAAACAAAGACATAATATCCTTGTGTTTATATTGTGAATTAATGCCATGTTGTGCTCTATGTATATCAAGTGAAGGGGAGCATCATGGTCATAATTCtgattcattaaaatcaacTTCAAATATTCTTTCATTAGcgaaaaattttaaagatgataTATATCAAAAAGTAATAGGCAGAATagaatcaaatcaaaaaatattaaaaaaatcaaatgatatatactatgaaattaaaagaatttacgatattatttcaatgatagatttagatattaaaaaacaattagaaaCAACCTTTGACGATAatacattaataataaatacaaGTATAACTTCAatcaataatgaaaatgaaatactctcaacaataattaataataataaacataacgataatgatgttgataatGGTCAAACagtaattgaaatattaaatcaaattattataaaaaacaatcaacaaCTTGATAGagatacaattaaaattattaaacaatatcaacaatcattaatagtattaaataattataataatatatataattttaataaattaaaagaatataaaaacCAAAGtattcattttaataatcaaataattgatgatattaaaaataatttaaattcaatttatatCTTAAATGACACTAATattcataaaaataatagatacAAAGTAGAAATCGATGAAaacaataatgaatttattaactgtaagttttatttatacaaattttttataaatgataTTCACAATCTTCTAATTACCAAATATAGATGATGGTTTAaagttttatatttatacatatagtgattcttttaaattaaaaaatggttgTGGTATAGCATTTACAGACCATTgtaatattttatcaaaattaaaaaataaattaccattaaATGTAATGCTGTTAgatggattcaatcaaaaattaacaccaGGTATATTACCAGAAGGTGTTCAGTTATTGTATTTAGGTGAtattaaacaagaattaatgattggttcaattcctaAAACTGTATTTAATGTCTATTTACTTgatggattcaatcaaaaactATTACCAGAACGTGTTCGATCATTGCATTTAGGTGAtattaaacaagaattaatgaTTGCTTCAATTCCTAAAACTGTATTAAGTCTCTATTTAGAAaatggattcaatcaaaaattaacaccaGGTATATTACCAGAAGGTGTTAGATCATTGTATTTACGTGAtattaaacaagaattaataattggttcaattcctaAAACTGTATCTAGTGTCCATTTAGAAaatggattcaatcaaaaattaacaccaGGTATATTACCAGAAGGTGTTATATCATTGTATTTATGTGAtattaaacaagaattaataattggttcaattccaAAAACTGTATATAGTGTCCATTTAGAAaatggattcaatcaaaaattaacaccaGGTATATTACCAGAAGGTGTTAAATTATTGTATTTAGGTGAtattaaacaagaattaatgattggttcaattcctaAAACTGTATCTAGTGTCCATTTAGAAgatggattcaatcaaaaactAACACCAGGTATATTACCAGAAGGTGTTAAATCATTGGATTTAGGTGAtattaaacaagaattaataattggttcaattcctaAAACTGTATCTAGTGTCTATTTAGAAaatggattcaatcaaaaattaacaccaGGTATATTACCAGAAGGTGTTGAATCATTGGATTTAGGTGAtattaaacaagaattaatgattggttcaattcctaAAACTGTATCTAGTGTCTATTTAGAAAATGGAttcaaacaaaaattaacaccAGGTATATTACCAGAAGGTGTTAAATCATTGCATTTATGTGAtattaaacaagaattaatgattggttcaattcctaAAACTGTATTTAGTGTCTATTTAGAAaatggattcaatcaaaaattaacaccaGGTATATTACCAGAAGGTGTTAAATCATTGCATTTACGtaatattaaacaagaattaatgaTTGGTTCAATTCCTGAAACTGTATCTAGTGTCCATTTAGAAaatggattcaatcaaaaattaacaccaGGTATATTACCAGAAGGTGTTAAATTATTGCATTTAGGTGAtattaaacaagaattaataattggttcaattcctaAAACTGTAACTGAAGTGGTTATTTTTAGTAGTTTTAAACTACAAATTAAACCTTATGTTTCTGATACTGTTAAAATAACTAtcgtgtaaaaaaaaaaaaacgggtttaataaagaattccaataaaaaaaaattgaaaccacaacattttaattactttttttttttttttttttttttttccttaaaCCCTTAAAAACAAGTTAGAGTATTAGAACTAACCAATTAttcaacttcaacttcaatatcaatatcaatatcaatatcaacttcaacttcaacGAGCCCACATCGAGATCAACATCAAAAGCAAAGTCTTGGGGAGAAAATTAGACAACTTAACAAAGAAAATAAGACAATAAGAAATATAACTTGAAACAACTAAAACAAATGATAGTCCTCCTGaaaaacaatagtaatagtagtagtaatagtagtagtcaGCGGTGGTAGTAGCACAATttaattatcattaccaaAATATAATCAAATTCCATTCagatattaaatattcaaattgagattataattgatgaaaatgaaattatcaaagatttatcatcaattgttgtagggaaatttcaaaaaaatttcacTACATTAACAGTAGTGATTTTTTGCAGTGAAAAACCAAAATGTATATTCagtgaaaaaattaataaacaattactTGATTGTTTAGATTAACAATTTACTTTCAAATTTGcgccaaatttttttttttttttaatttttttttaattttttttttttaatttttataaaaaatataaatataaaaatgaaataaaaaattaaagaaatatgaaaaaatgaaataataacaataataatattaataataataataataataataataataataataataataataataataataataataataataataataataataataataataataataataataataataataataataataataaaaattaataataattaataataatttaaactgtttaaaaatagttgttttttattgttttggttaacaatttttatattttatttttcttattattaaatttattgttaTATAATGGAAATAGAGATATTAAAActcataatattttattggaTGGAAAATAATGATccaatattaattgattttggattGTCAATAATAAAGGAACCAGATAACTCCAATTTTACTTCTAAATGTGGAACCACAAAATATTTACCACCAAAAAATTCCACTATGACTGATAAAGCTGATATTTGGTGTTTCGGATTAGCCATTCTTGAAATGTTTGGTGAATTGAAAACAGATTCGAATAATTTGCCAATAATTCATACTcatttatcaaatgaatGTAAAGAAGTATTGGAACAGCTCTTAGGGTCGATCCAAATCATAGGTACAGTGCTAAACAATTATTGGAACTACCTTGgtttaaagataaagatttactttcaatttttaaacaaaatggtacagataataaaataatcaatgGAGGTATCAccattaatttaaaatacaatgattcttattattttttaaatcaacaaaGATGCAAATTCCACACGTTGAAAGTGATAAAAGaacttttttcaatttttatataaacacTAAAGAAATTACAGAAACTATTGGTCCTTAcgaattaaatattaaaaaagagtTTAACGAAAATCAAAACtatctaaattatttgttgagTGGCCGCTACAATGGAGAAGATATTTCAAGTATGGAAAATAGGGTCAATGAACTTGTTCCTCGGATTGTCTATCAAactattattcattttccaaataaattcattttaaaacaaaaataaaaaaaaaaaaactaaaataaaatataataatgttTTACCTATATCCTTTATGGATAAAAAGTGTTTTTTTGTATATCCCCTcaatcctttttttaaaaataattattcaagaacaacaacaattatcattaccactttttttaattttaatcaaaaattagtACCTGGAATATTATATTGGATCCACTTTCTATGCAAAAAGGTGATATTAAACTACAAGTGATAGTTTCAATTCCCAATATTGTAAAAACTATCTATATAGAAAGTGGATTCAATAAGTATAAACACCTGCTATATCACACAGGGTGTTATAAAATTGCATTTAGGTGGATTATACCAATGTTTCAAAGAAGAAAAAGCAAGAAAAGTTTTCAttccaaaattttcaatatttcaaGGAGGAGAAAAAAAACGATTTCAGTTGGtaaccaacaacaaattgaaactaatcaaaaatcaaactaacaaccattaattttttaggtATTGATTAACCAATTTAAATCACCTTAATGACCCGACCATCACTCAACTCAAAGGCATTActttcaaaaattataaaacataaaataaatatgttaTTAAACTCTTAAAGAGTTTGATGTAGTCAACTTGTTGTTGATCTATATTCTCTATCAAAAACctaatttgtaaataaaaaaaaataaaaaaaggccTTGTtgccatttttattttaaaattatcttttatttgttttttttttcaatatgaCTTTGAATGAGTTACCTGTACCCCATGCTCATCTTCTTTATAATAGGATGGTATGTGTACTTCTATTGTATTTAACTTGATTACTTTTAAACTCTTGGGATTAGTGCATCTTAATAATCGGAACTAAATTGCTTCAGTTGTTGTTAAATATGAACCTGATTGTTTTAATCTCCTTAAAGAGGCTGTATATTCTAAATAGGTAATTGATGCTGTTGcaaaaataacaaaactaaataataatagtaacaataaattagttaaaaatttttttaatttaatttttacctCTGAATCAGATGATATTACTGTTCTGAGGAATctattttattcaaatttaaaattcatctatatgttttttaaaatcttttttatatattgaaaaaagtgttttttcaaaaacaagATGATTCGATTATTGTTTTACTTGGCTTGGataatttttagaaaattatctatataaaaaaaaaaaaaaaaaaaaaaaaaaaaaaaattataaataattaaattatttttgtttaggtttttattatttttattgttttgttgtaaggaattattatttttgagtgggctatagttttttttttttttttttttttgctttttataaacaaaattaaaataagtAGAAACTAAAAACAAactaaaagaaaataataaataaaatgtttttatttttttttaaaaaaaaagataatggttttaagataaaataaagtttttaaaaaaaaaaaataaaaaaataaaaaaaaaccaatttttgattgattaaaaaaaaaaaataaaaataacttaaTATTTtgagaattaattttttttttatattttaatttgtttttttatttttaaaccacCCAACCATTTTCCaacataaataaatatttatttttacccaccttcattttttttaatcaataattgttttctttaaaaaaaaaaccaaatataataataataataataataataataataataataatagataaaAATGGAAGATGAAGAGGATATTTTTGAAGATGttggaatttttaattttaattttccaaGTATGTTTAAATCTTCTGGAAAtgttaatgataatgatggtttCAGATGTTCGCAAGCAAATTGTAATAAAGCTTTTAAAAACAAAGGTCAACTATCTTCGCATGTTAGATGGCATAGAAGACTTGATGCACAATTAGAAAGTGAAACCGATAAtggtgaagaagaagagTATTCAAATCCAATTAAACCTTCACAAAGAGGAATTCAATTaagaaatcaaatgattCGTTATGGCTTAAGTTTATTTAGAGTAGATTCTCATGGAAAATACCTTTGTTTCTTTGAAGGTTGTAATCTTCGAATGCTAACAAACTTTTCTAGACATATCCATAAACATGAACAAAGAAATGACAAAATTAAACCTGAtcttgttgatttaattccAAACTCAAATAATATTCCAGAAACCCAAAATATAAGGCCATATTCTTTACCTTCATCACCaacaaattgtaaaatttcaccagttttttcaaaaaacattcaaaatttaattattaatcaaaataaatataacaacaattataataccaataataccaataataactctaataatacaaatagtaatacaaataattataaccataatgaagaaaatcaaaaaacaattgattttgattttagaaaaaaaaatttaaaattttttaaaaataaaattgaatataaaaataaaaatgttgtaaataataaaattaatactaataatattattaataataatgatgaaaataatgaaattaatgaaattaatgaaattaaagaaattaacgAAACTAATGaaattagtattaataatcataataataataataataataataataataataataataataataataataataataataataataattataatagtaattggTTGAAAGGTGATCAAAAGTCAGtctttgaaaatataataaaagaaacaaaattaaaattattacataGTGGAAAAGAAGATCTCTctacaaaaaaaaaggatttcaACAATGATCCATCGCaaagatttattttcaaaattcaaagaaaatttgtaaaatatatGGTTTCTAAGTACTTAGAAAATCATACAATAATTCATAATCCAGAACAACTTAAATTATGTGCGCCACCAATCATTAAAGAATATCTTGAAGAATTAATGTTGGAACAATCtagttttaaagaattttgtGATTTAATTGCAACAAATATTggaaatgataaaatttttgatggaataattaaaaacaataatttaatgagcattaattttataaacaacaataataatattaataaaaaaagtaaagatCAAAATATAGAAAATATTAAGGATTTACAATCAATTAGATGCAGCCATCACTCTGATAAATTCATTAACTTTATATGCAAAGATTGCAACTATCTACCATGTTGCGAGAGAtgtaaagatattttttatcataaaAGACACCAAGTTGAAGAATTGGATGAAATCAATGTTGACAATTTCATAAACAATTTAGATAGAAAACGTTTTAATATTGAAGTAATTAATGAAAACAATTGTCaatctataaataaaaaaataaatggacTTGGTTTGGGACATTTCAAAGAAACTCTTACAAATTTAatagataaaataaataaatgtgtATCAAAGACTATTGAACCACAATTTACAGATAgggaaataaaaaacttggagaaaatcattacaattgatgaaaaaaacaataaattaaaagaaatggGTGAACTTGTTATGCAGAatggtgatttaaaaaatccaaattctttaaaaactGCCGTTCACTATCTTCAAAATTTAGTGGAatttgaagaaattaaaaaagatttggaATTTACTCgtataaattttgaaaaattattggaTCTACTCAAATTGTTTgaatcaacaatttcaaaccccaattggtaaatcaatcatatattaaaaaaaaaaaaaaaaaaaaaaaaccatttaaaaaattgtatacatttaaataaacttttattattttttaattttaaatttttgaatGGCGTagttgtttgtttgtttttttaatttgattttgagtGAGTTATCTGTACCCCATACTCATCCTCTTTATAATAGGATGGTAATGATATACTTCTATTTGTAATTAAATCGATTATTTTGGAACTCTTTGGATTAGCATCATCTCTTAATAATTGGAATAAAACTGCTTCAGTTGTTGTTAAATATACACCTGATTGTTTTAATCTCTTTAAAGAGGCTGTATATTCTAATGAATCGATTGATGCTGTTGCATCAGTAATAACATGTACAGTATATCCTTCTCTTATTAAATCTAATGCAGTTTGTATAATACAAACATGtgtcttttaataataataataataataataataataataataataataataataataataataataataataataataataataataataataataataataataataataataataataataataataataataataaataataaaatattagttttagttttaataataataatagttgtaaaaaataaaataagaaaaacATATTTACCTCGAAACCAGCCAATATTACAGTtcttaaataatttgttgGATCTCTTAcatttgaattatataattcatcgatatttttttttaaatcttttgtaTACATTGAGTAAAGtgttttttcaaaaactGGATGATTTGATGGTTCCAACTCTTCAATTATCTCATCATATATACTTGGGTTATGTTTAGtcataaatgttttaatttctaattcTTTACATGAATCTATctgaatatattttaataataataataataataataatagtttattaatgaacaaataaaaaaaatgagaaaaactttgttgttgttgttgttttttatgATAAAAGTTTTACTACTTACCAAacatttaatatttcttACAATGACATCAATTCCTCCAACTCTatctaaataatatttttgtgGATCACAAATAAATAAGGCTGTTGTATTATAATCTAAGATATCACccattttcttcttcttctttttcaattttaattttaacgaATGGTTGttgtattaaaattgaaaagaaaaaaaaataaaaaaaaaaataaaatttttcattttataaaaaaaagcaataaaaaaaatctggagatatttatttttattttttttttatttttatatttttctgttttttcaataatttttttaattaccaaatttaaaatattttgataaaaataatagaattaattctttttttttgggaaaaaaaaaaaaaatctcaaCTTATTTTTTCGattactattttattttcatcaaaactatttctaaaaatataaatataacattttttttttttttttttttttcttttttttttgttgaaaaaaaaaaaaataatgcataaaaaataaatgttattaaattaatgtATAATTATAAGTAAATTTacaatgattttataaaaaaaaaaaaaaaaaaaaaaaaaaaaaaattaaaaaaaaaaattaaaatctaagTATACTTTCacataaataaaaaggaGAGTGAGATTGATAAGAAGAAAAAACAATGTgccattaatattaaattacaaattgtaataaaattttgaataaaaaaagtaataaaatacAAACTTTTAAACCCAATTATAATGGGTTTCaaaatacaaatttttttttttttttacaactaaatttattattataattaatttaacagCTATTCATAtgcaaaaaaacaaaaagacaGTGTTTAAGTggtaaataaatagaaaaaacaaatgtaaaatctcttttattttatttttaatttaattcatttttttttatttttttttttaattgttaattCTGATGTGGTAAAATTGGGTGAGtgaattataatttgaatagtaataatgggatatgaaaaaaaaaaaaaaaaaaaaaaaaaaaaatggcaaTATGAAATACAAACAATTCACCACTTCATTACACCCACAATAACACATATACACCCTAGACTTTTTACAATTaccaattatatttattcaaatattgtatatgaaaaaaaaaaaataaaaaaaaaaaataaaataataaaaataataaaaaaaaaaaaatacaatgtTGCATCGCAATAGATTATCACACACACTTCGCACACTGTATAATATTAACACTAACACCCATTTTCACACAAcaagtaattatttttaccacTACAATTTTCAGCCATACCTATATGAATTCATATgattaatttacaattatacATTGCtcaatgttattattattattattattatttttaaatttatttttttattttttttttttttttaaattatttatgaaaaaaaaaaaaaaaaaaaaaaaaaaattaataattaaataaataaaaataaaaaataaatattttttataattataaaagggtattaaatttcaaattctttttcattcattcaattttgtaattataaaaaaaggaatcaaataattatatatatatataaaaatataaaaaaaataaaatgagaattttatatttagcttctcttttatttttaattacattATATCTATCACCAACTTTTGGTTGGGGTGGTGGCAGaggtaattaattttattttatttaaaatttattaatattattattaaataataaaatttctaataataaatattatttactttttttttttttttttctctctcaATATTAGATTGTGAAAGTCATCGTTCAGAATATACATGTAAATCAGATAGAAGTTGTGCATATTTACCATTTGTATCATGTTGTGGTAAGAAAGAATTTTTCTGTGTTAATCGTGATCATAGAAATTGTTGTGATGATTTATCATGTGCTAAAAACACGAGAACTGGTGAAATCTTTGAGATTTGGTCAAGTTGTAAACCACATAGAGATTTTGTACCATATCATTCACCAAATACAACCACATGTGAATCATTAGGTTGTGAAGCAAGAGGTATGGAATGTGAATGGGTTGAATCATCACCATGTTATGGAACTTCTTGTTGCCCAAGAATTCCAAGATGTGTTGGTCATCATGGTGGCGGTCATAAATGTGACAGAATGAGATGTCCAGAAGGATTCTATTGTGAAGAACAAGGTGGTAGTGCATGCTGCGTACCACATCATGACGGTTGTGGTAATATTCAATGTCCATGGGGCCACTATTGTGTCAATGAACATGGTAAATGCAGATGTGTACCACACAGACCACCACCACGTCCACCAGTTGACCAATGCCGTAATCAACATTGTCCACATGGTTATTCATGTCGTGTCATTAAAGGTTGTGCCACTTGTGTCAGAGATGCCCGTCCACCACATAACCTTTGTCGTGGTTTTGGTTGTCCAGAAGGCTCCCATTGTGAAGTTCTTGAAAAACATCCAGTTTGTGTTAGAAATCATGTTCCACCACacccaccaccaccaccacaaattTGCGGTAGTGTAAATTGTGGTCCAGGTTATATTTGTACAATTATCAATGGTCATCCAACTTGTATTCGTGGTGATGGTTATTTATGTAATCAAACCCGTTGTCCACACGATTATCAATGTGAAACCATTAGCACCAATATCGTGAAATGTTCACCAAAGAATGACGAATGTAAATGGCATCGTTGTCCACCAGGTTCCAGCTGCTTCAATAGTAGAAACGGTCCACACTGTCTTGCCAATAATGTATTCCCACAACTTTGTAAAGTTACTCAATGTCCAACTGATTTCTCTTGTAAAATGATTAGAGGTAATCCAACTTGTATTAAAGCAAGACCACCGgtaccaccaccacattGCTCAACTTGTGCAGAGCTATCATCAGCATGTAATCACGTTGGAATGATTTGTATTCAAGTACCAAGCAATTGTACCAATACTAGATTCCCATGTTGCCCATCTCATCCAATTTGTATTCATCCATCAACTACTGCTGCTTCAACCATTGCAACAACTGCATCAACTGTCGCAACTACAACCTCTGCAACTACTGCAGGTACAACAACTGGTGGAACTACAACTGGTGGTTCAACTTCTGATAGTAGTGCTGCTTCCTCAGCCGATAGTAGCGCTGCCTCCTCATCACCATCAAGCAGTGCTGCTTCAAGTGCCGCTTCAAGTGAACCATCAAGTAGCGCCGCTTCAAGTAGTG encodes:
- a CDS encoding B-box zinc finger-containing protein; amino-acid sequence: MINSEKQCIHHNRDLVVFCLSCCYPCCVECMASEKHHYHDFKKIEDDNFDVYDNKKIISILEKSKEIFENKKASYYIDIKSVHDGFILIQEQLELFKDGILEKLFNSFKENLVINAKIETLAGDILVTDKNSVFKMIDQYKENNMVGLVHTLVDNIKNNINNCFQQFNGNYTINKNKDADKISDFEKGTIDHINNNQNNTIVNNNSNNNNNNNNNNNNNNNNNNILIDNNDNIKIIVPKDVESLSLDGLKQELIIDSIPNSVIHPPLEDEFNKCTLHPNKDIISLCLYCELMPCCALCISSEGEHHGHNSDSLKSTSNILSLAKNFKDDIYQKVIGRIESNQKILKKSNDIYYEIKRIYDIISMIDLDIKKQLETTFDDNTLIINTSITSINNENEILSTIINNNKHNDNDVDNGQTVIEILNQIIIKNNQQLDRDTIKIIKQYQQSLIVLNNYNNIYNFNKLKEYKNQSIHFNNQIIDDIKNNLNSIYILNDTNIHKNNRYKVEIDENNNEFINYDGLKFYIYTYSDSFKLKNGCGIAFTDHCNILSKLKNKLPLNVMLLDGFNQKLTPGILPEGVQLLYLGDIKQELMIGSIPKTVFNVYLLDGFNQKLLPERVRSLHLGDIKQELMIASIPKTVLSLYLENGFNQKLTPGILPEGVRSLYLRDIKQELIIGSIPKTVSSVHLENGFNQKLTPGILPEGVISLYLCDIKQELIIGSIPKTVYSVHLENGFNQKLTPGILPEGVKLLYLGDIKQELMIGSIPKTVSSVHLEDGFNQKLTPGILPEGVKSLDLGDIKQELIIGSIPKTVSSVYLENGFNQKLTPGILPEGVESLDLGDIKQELMIGSIPKTVSSVYLENGFKQKLTPGILPEGVKSLHLCDIKQELMIGSIPKTVFSVYLENGFNQKLTPGILPEGVKSLHLRNIKQELMIGSIPETVSSVHLENGFNQKLTPGILPEGVKLLHLGDIKQELIIGSIPKTVTEVVIFSSFKLQIKPYVSDTVKITIV
- a CDS encoding C2H2-type zinc finger-containing protein is translated as MEDEEDIFEDVGIFNFNFPSMFKSSGNVNDNDGFRCSQANCNKAFKNKGQLSSHVRWHRRLDAQLESETDNGEEEEYSNPIKPSQRGIQLRNQMIRYGLSLFRVDSHGKYLCFFEGCNLRMLTNFSRHIHKHEQRNDKIKPDLVDLIPNSNNIPETQNIRPYSLPSSPTNCKISPVFSKNIQNLIINQNKYNNNYNTNNTNNNSNNTNSNTNNYNHNEENQKTIDFDFRKKNLKFFKNKIEYKNKNVVNNKINTNNIINNNDENNEINEINEIKEINETNEISINNHNNNNNNNNNNNNNNNNNNNNNNYNSNWLKGDQKSVFENIIKETKLKLLHSGKEDLSTKKKDFNNDPSQRFIFKIQRKFVKYMVSKYLENHTIIHNPEQLKLCAPPIIKEYLEELMLEQSSFKEFCDLIATNIGNDKIFDGIIKNNNLMSINFINNNNNINKKSKDQNIENIKDLQSIRCSHHSDKFINFICKDCNYLPCCERCKDIFYHKRHQVEELDEINVDNFINNLDRKRFNIEVINENNCQSINKKINGLGLGHFKETLTNLIDKINKCVSKTIEPQFTDREIKNLEKIITIDEKNNKLKEMGELVMQNGDLKNPNSLKTAVHYLQNLVEFEEIKKDLEFTRINFEKLLDLLKLFESTISNPNW